The DNA region GGCTCCTGGACGACAACGGAGAGATCCGCCGCTTCGTGAACATCTACGTCGGCGAGGAGGACGTGCGCTTCCTTGACGGCCTGGACACCAAGCTCGAGGGCGGCAACCTGGTCTCGATCCTGCCGGCGGTAGCGGGGGGCTGAGC from Actinomycetota bacterium includes:
- a CDS encoding MoaD/ThiS family protein, encoding MSVRVKVPTQLRTLTGGQAELSVDDASDLRELLGKIKADHPDLTERLLDDNGEIRRFVNIYVGEEDVRFLDGLDTKLEGGNLVSILPAVAGG